One Coffea arabica cultivar ET-39 chromosome 5e, Coffea Arabica ET-39 HiFi, whole genome shotgun sequence DNA segment encodes these proteins:
- the LOC140006356 gene encoding uncharacterized protein, with protein MGSASMVDESLCGFYVHGCLPANDLTNITININNISMLNGTNFKFWKENLLIVLGIMDLNLALRDDSPPPLTDQSTSDEKRNNERYSERSRGYKFYDPTTKSIFEAGNARFFEDIEFGGENTVRDIVFKEQYINIPTGVITLAQNPIPELDHDMTNHDNVEEQTVIEEQILPFQEPAPLRRSTRARRSTVSNDYIIFLQEHEDDSGLMEDDPINFRQVMEISNSQKWIDAMNEEIKSMKDNDVWDLVLLPEGAKPIGCKWIFKIERNLKDNVERYKTHLVVKEFTQKEGIDYKETFSPISSKDSFRIIMALVAHFDLELHQMDVKTAFLNGNIDEIIYMVQPENFVSGDPKNMVCKLKKSIYGLKQASRQ; from the exons atGGGCTCCGCTTCCATGGTTGACGAGTCTTTATGTGGCTTTTATGTTCATGGGTGCTTAC CTGCAAATGATCTTACAAATATTACTATCAACATCAATAATATTTCTATGTTGAATGGCACAAACTTCAAGTTCTGGAAAGAAAATCTCTTGATAGTACTTGGAATAATGGATCTCAACCTTGCGTTAAGGGATGATTCTCCCCCACCTCTTACAGATCAGAGTACCTctgatgaaaaaagaaataatgaaag aTACTCTGAAAGATCTAGAGGTTACAAATTTTATGATCCCACaactaaatcaatttttgaGGCAGGAAATGCCCGGTTCTTTGAGGATATCGAGTTTGGGGGAGAAAATACAGTAAGGGACATTGTCTTTAAAGAACAATATATTAATATTCCCACAGGTGTCATTACTCTTGCTCAGAACCCTATTCCTGAACTTGATCATGATATGACAAATCATGACAATGTCGAAGAACAAACTGTTATAGAAGAACAAATTCTTCCTTTCCAAGAACCAGCGCCATTAAGAAGATCCACTAGAGCAAGGAGAAGTACAGTGTCAAATGATTACATTATTTTTCTCCAAGAACATGAGGATGATTCTGGATTGATGGAAGATGATCCAATCAACTTCCGTCAAGTCATGGAAATttcaaattctcaaaagtgGATCGATGCCATGAATGAGgagattaaatccatgaaggacaATGATGTTTGGGATCTTGTGTTATTGCCAGAAGGAGCGAAAcccattggttgtaaatggataTTTAAAATCGAAAGAAATTTGAAAGACAATGTGGAAAGATACAAAACTCATCTTGTCGTCAAGGAATTTACACAAAAAGAAGGTATCGATTATAAAGAAACTTTCTCCCCAATTTCTTCAAAGGACTCCTTCAGAATTATTATGGCATTGGTGGCGCATTTCGATCTTGAGTTACATCAGATGGATGTAAAGACAGCGTTTCTCAATGGTAACATTGATGAGATAATTTATATGGTGCAACCAGAAAACTTTGTATCAGGAGATCCAAAGAATATGGTTTGCAAACTTAAAAAATCCATCTATGGGCTCAAACAAGCGTCTCGACAAtga